The following are encoded together in the Pedobacter steynii genome:
- the pheS gene encoding phenylalanine--tRNA ligase subunit alpha gives MLQDKITQYTAEINAFSTDNADELEQFRIKFLGTKGIIKDIFDEFKAVSPEEKRTLGKVLNEFKQLAEAKYQTLKDQTEVADTSKDSGLDLTLPGDGFEIGARHPLALVRREIVEIFNKLGFIVAEGPEIEDDWHNFTALNFPEEHPARDMQDTFFIKKGGEKGDIALRTHTSSVQVRMMEAGQPPFRAIMPGRVYRNEAISARAHCFFHQVEGLYVDENVSFADLKQTLFYFVQELYGEGTKVRFRPSYFPFTEPSAEMDISCTICKGAGCQMCKYSGWVEILGCGMVDPNVLENCGIDSKKYSGFAFGMGIERIANLKFEIKDLRLFSENDARFLKQYKTSLI, from the coding sequence ATGTTACAAGATAAGATAACACAATATACCGCCGAAATAAATGCGTTTTCTACTGATAACGCAGATGAGCTAGAACAATTCCGTATTAAATTCCTTGGTACCAAAGGAATAATCAAAGATATTTTCGATGAGTTTAAAGCTGTCTCACCTGAGGAAAAGAGAACTCTGGGAAAGGTTTTAAATGAATTTAAACAGCTGGCAGAAGCTAAATACCAAACGCTTAAAGATCAGACTGAAGTAGCCGACACCTCCAAAGATTCAGGTTTAGACCTGACTTTACCTGGTGATGGCTTTGAGATTGGCGCACGCCATCCGCTTGCATTGGTAAGAAGAGAGATCGTAGAAATATTTAATAAGTTAGGTTTTATCGTGGCTGAAGGGCCGGAAATCGAGGACGACTGGCATAATTTCACCGCGCTGAATTTTCCTGAGGAACACCCTGCCCGTGATATGCAGGATACTTTCTTCATTAAAAAAGGTGGAGAAAAAGGAGACATCGCTCTGCGTACCCATACTTCTTCAGTTCAGGTAAGAATGATGGAAGCGGGACAGCCGCCATTCCGGGCGATTATGCCTGGTCGTGTATATCGGAATGAGGCCATATCTGCAAGGGCACACTGTTTCTTCCATCAGGTAGAGGGTTTGTATGTAGATGAAAATGTTTCTTTTGCAGATCTGAAGCAAACTTTATTCTATTTTGTACAGGAATTATATGGGGAAGGTACTAAAGTTCGTTTCCGCCCTTCTTATTTCCCTTTTACGGAACCTTCAGCAGAGATGGACATTTCCTGTACCATTTGTAAAGGAGCAGGATGTCAAATGTGTAAATATAGCGGATGGGTGGAAATCCTTGGGTGTGGAATGGTAGATCCTAATGTATTGGAAAATTGTGGTATTGATTCCAAAAAATATAGTGGTTTTGCATTCGGAATGGGAATTGAAAGAATTGCGAACCTTAAGTTTGAAATTAAAGATTTAAGGTTATTCTCAGAGAATGATGCGAGATTCCTGAAACAATATAAAACTTCATTGATATAA